The DNA segment CAGGAGCTAGATTATTTGTGGCGCGAAGAGCGTCCTGAAGTGACAAAGAAAGTGACATGGGCAGCCAGCCTCGGTGACCGCAGCGAAAACGCAGACTATCAATATAACAAAAAGCGCCTACGCGAAATCGATCGTCGAGTCCGCTATCTCACCAAATGCCTTGAGCAACTGCGTATCGTTGATTATTCACCGCAGCAGGATGGAAAGGTCTTCTTCGGTGCATGGGTAGAAGTCGAAAATGATGAAGGCGTTATTAAGCGTTTTCGTATCGTTGGCTACGATGAAATTTTCGGCCAAAAAGACTATATCTCTATCGACTCACCGATGGCGCGCGCGTTGCTAAAAAAAGAGGTTGGCGATGCGGTTACCGTGACCACGCCGGTAGGTGAAGCGGTGTGGTACATCAATGAGATTGACTATCCGAAAGCATAATTCGGTATTATCCGAGCGCTTCGCGGCCCCTTGAGCTGGCATGTTTATGCATCAAAAAGTATATACTTGCCCATAATTTTTAAACTTACGGACATACTGATTCTATGAATGATTCATTGAGCCGCATTATTGCGAGTGAACTGCAAGCGCGACCAGAGCAGGTTGATTCAGCCATTCGCCTCTTGGACGAAGGGAACACCGTCCCTTTTATTGCTCGCTACCGTAAAGAAGTTACCGGCGGTTTAGATGATACCCAGCTACGCCAGTTAGAAACCCGCTTAGGGTATCTGCGCGAGTTGGAAGAACGTCGCGCCACCATTCTGAAATCTATCGACGATCAGGGCAAACTGACCGAGCAGCTTGCCGATGCCATCAACGGCACCATGAGCAAAACCGAGCTGGAAGATTTATATCTTCCCTACAAGCCTAAGCGCCGCACCCGTGGGCAAATCGCGATTGAAGCAGGTCTTGAGCCGCTGGCCGATTCGCTGTGGCAAGACCCGCAGCAAGATCCTGACACGCTGGCCGCCCGCTACGTTGATGCCGATAAAGGCGTTGCCGACACCAAAGCCGCGCTCGATGGTGCTCGCTATATTCTGATGGAGCGTTTCTCTGAGGATGCCGCACTGTTGGCTAAAGTGCGTAACTATCTCTGGAAAAATGCTCATCTGGTGTCCAAAGTGGTCGAAGGCAAAGAGGAAGAAGGGGCGAAATTCCGTGACTACTTCGACCATCACGAGCCGATTGCCAATGTGCCTTCCCACCGCGCACTGGCGATGTTCCGAGGCCGCAACGAGGGAGTATTACAACTCTCCCTGAACGCCGATCCTCAGTTTGAACAAGCCCCACGCGAAAGCTATTGCGAACAAATCATTATCGATCATTTAGGTTTACGCCTAAACAATGCACCGGCTGATGCTTGGCGCAAAGCGGTGGTGAACTGGACTTGGCGTATCAAAGTGTTGCTGCATCTTGAAACTGAGCTGATGGGCACCTTGCGCGAACGTGCCGAAGATGAAGCCATTAACGTTTTCGCCCGCAACATGCACGACCTGCTTATGGCTGCTCCGGCAGGTATGCGAGCAACTATGGGCCTCGATCCTGGTTTACGTACCGGCGTTAAAGTGGCCGTGGTTGACGGCACGGGTAAACTCGTCGCAACAGATACCATTTATCCACACACCGGACAGGCCGCAAAAGCCGCCGCCTCAGTAGCAGCGCTGTGTATCAAACACAACGTGGAACTGGTGGCGATTGGTAATGGCACCGCATCTCGCGAAACTGAGCGCTTCTATTTAGATGTACAGCGCCAGTTCCCTGAAGTTAAAGGCCAAAAAGTTATCGTCAGCGAAGCGGGCGCATCCGTTTATTCCGCGTCTGAGCTCGCTGCGCAAGAATTCCCAGACTTGGATGTGTCGATCCGCGGAGCGGTATCTATCGCCCGCCGTCTGCAAGATCCACTGGCTGAGCTGGTGAAAATCGATCCGAAATCAATCGGGGTTGGTCAGTATCAGCACGACGTTAGCCAAACCCAGTTGGCACGAAAACTGGATGCCGTTGTAGAAGACTGCGTGAACGCCGTTGGCGTCGATCTCAACACCGCATCGGTTCCATTGTTGGCTCGCGTTGCAGGACTCACACGTTTGATGGCGCAAAATATCGTCGGATGGCGTGACGAAAATGGCCGCTTCAGCAACCGTGAGCAGCTGTTGAAAGTCAGCCGTTTAGGCCCTAAAGCGTTCGAGCAGTGCGCTGGCTTCCTGCGTATTAACCACGGCGATAATCCGCTGGATGCATCAACCGTTCACCCGGAAGCCTACCCTATCGTTGAGCGTATTTTGGCAGCCACACGCCAAAGCCTACAGGAATTGATGGGCAATCCAACGGAGCTACGCGGTCTGAAAGCCAGCGAGTTTACCGACGAGCGTTTTGGTGTGCCAACGGTCACCGATATCATTAAGGAACTGGAAAAACCAGGACGCGATCCGCGCCCTGAGTTCAAAACCGCGACCTTTGCCGACGGCGTTGAAACCATGAACGACCTGCAGCTGGGGATGATTCTGGAAGGCTCGGTCACCAACGTCACCAACTTTGGTGCCTTCGTTGATATCGGCGTCCACCAAGATGGTCTGGTGCATATTTCTTCACTGGCGGATAAGTTTGTCGATGACCCGCATAAAGTCGTGAAAGCTGGCGACATTGTTAAGGTCAAAGTGATGGAAGTCGATCTGCAGCGTAAACGTATTGCATTGACGATGCGTTTAGACGAGCAACCTGGCGAAAGCGGTTCGCGTCGCAGCAGCACAGAACGCACGCCAGATCGTCAACGTCCGGCGAACAATCAGGCTCGCCAAGCGAGAAATGACAAAAAACCTGACAGCGGTAATAACAGCGCAATGGGCGACGCGCTCGCCGCCGCCTTTGGCAAAATGAAGCGTTAACCGCGCAATAAGCCAATCTCCTTTCCCTCGCCAATATCGCGAGGGAAAGTGAGATGCATCACAATTTACAAATCTAAATGAGTATTCATTGCAATTACACACGTAAAGTTCAAATGCATATGTATCTGCATTGAAAATAAATAGTTAATGGATTTATTTTTAAAGCGTAATTTTTAACACCGTTAATATTTCGAAACTCAGTTTTATTAACGCACAAATATTCCCGCCACGCAGTCAAACCGCCGTTATTAATTCTCAAATCGCCGCTTACCCCTACATTTGCTATTGATTCCATCAAATATATTGAATATATGCTTTGTATATCGCCTTAATTCAAACGCATAAATCATGAAAATAAGAACAAATCCTTAACCGTTTTAACCAATGATTCTCATTTGCGATAGCTGAAAAATAGTGCTAAAACGGCATAATAAGGACCGAATCATAGTTGAAACGCCGAGAGAACTGGAAACACACTTCAGTATGAACTCGGCGGTTTTTTCCCTGTGATTATAATAATAATTCTCAATATTATTATTTTACGCATTCTCTGTTGCCAACTTGCATCACCTATCTAGAATGCACGGCGCTATCGCCAAGGATAAAGATAATCCGGTTCTCCTGTCTGACCTATAAGCTTCAGACCCGAGTGTTTCCTCGTAGCAAATTACCGAATGTAAGAAGGTTTTTTATGCATCAGCTTCTTCCGGGCCACCAATATAAAATCATTGGCTTCTCGCCTTTAATTAGCCCTGCCTATCGTCAGAAATTACTTTCTCTGGGTTTTTTGCCTGGTTCTCCATTTAGCGTGGTACGTATTGCACCGCTAGGCGATCCCATTGAGGTGAAGTCTCGCCGCGTCAGCCTTGTGCTGCGTAAAAAAGATCTGGAGTTATTGATGATTGAGCCAATCGCTCAGGCAGACGCCAATCAGACTCACGTCGTCACCTCACAGATTACCGCTAGCGGCGCATAAATAAACGACTCACTTTGCTGCTGACCTTTTACCAGCAGCCATTTTTAGGGATGGCGACAGTACGGCCTGTGGTCTTGTCGTCGACGACAAACTCTTCTTATACAATGTTGGATTATGAAACAGCTCACCATCGGGTTAATCGGTAACCCCAACTCGGGAAAAACCACGTTATTCAACCAGCTTACGGGCGCTAGGCAGCGCGTAGGTAACTGGGCTGGCGTCACCGTGGAGCGCAAGGAAGGCCATTTTTCTACCCTAGAAAATCAGGTCAAACTGGTAGATCTACCAGGGACTTACTCCCTGACCACAATTTCTGAGCAAACGTCGCTGGACGAGCAGATTGCTTGTCACTACATCCTGAGCGGCGACGCTGATTTAATCATCAACGTGGTTGATGCATCTAACCTAGAACGCAACCTCTATCTGACTTTGCAGCTGCTTGAGCTGGGTATCCCGTGCATCATTGCACTCAACATGCTGGACATTGCTCGCAGCCAGAAAATTGATATTGATATTGATGCGCTGTCCAAACGCCTTGGTTGCCCGGTCATTCCTTTAGTATCGACGCGCGCCAACGGAATCGCCGAGCTGAAAAAAGCCATTGATTTGCCTCCAACCTGCGCAGTTGAAGCATTGGTTGAATATCCGCCGCTGCTGTTGGGTCAGGTCGATCGCCTGTCTCAGGCTATGCCGGATACGCTTGCCGTTCAGCAACGTCGTTGGCTGGCATTGCAACTGCTCGAAGGAGACATCTATAGCTCCACTCGCGCCAGTAATGCGTTGAAAATCCTGCCAGAAGTTCAGGAAACGCTAAAGCGCACCCTTAACGAAGATCCGGCGCTTATCATTGCTGACTCACGCTATAAAAGCATCACCGATATCTGTGATTCTGTGAGCAACACGGCCACCGCACTGCCGAATATTTTGACGGAAAAACTGGACCGCATCATTCTTAACCGATGGCTGGGAATACCTATTTTTCTGCTGGTGATGTATGTGATGTTCGTTCTGGCGATCAACATCGGTGGCGCACTTCAGCCGCTGTTTGATGTGGGTTCATCAACCATATTTATTCAGGGTTTACAATGGGTTGGCTACACCCTGCACTTCCCAGAATGGCTAACCATTTTCCTTGCTCAAGGGATCGGTGGCGGTATCAACACCGTGCTGCCGCTCGTGCCACAAATCGGCATGATGTACCTGTTCCTCTCCTTCCTTGAGGATTCCGGCTACATGGCGCGTGCCGCCTTCGTGGTCGACCGCATGATGCAGGCGTTGGGCTTGCCGGGTAAATCATTCGTTCCTTTAATCGTTGGCTTTGGCTGCAACGTGCCTTCCGTGATGGGTGCTCGTACTCTGGATGCACCTCGTGAACGCTTAATCACCGTATTGATGGCACCGTTCATGTCCTGCGGCGCACGCTTGGCCATTTTTGCCGTCTTCTCTGCCGCATTCTTTGGTCAGGGCGGCGCACTGGTCGTCTTCTCGCTATATATGCTCGGCATTGTGATGGCGATTCTGACCGGACTGATGCTCAAACACACAATCATGCGTGGCGAAGCCTCACCGTTCGTGATGGAACTGCCGGTTTATCACGTACCACACCTAAAAAGCCTGCTACTGCAAACTTGGCAGCGCCTGAAAGGCTTCGTGATGCGCGCCGGTAAAGTCATCATCATCGTCAGTATTTTCATTGGCGCGCTCAACAGCTTCTCCTTTAGTGGTAAAGCCGTTGATAGCATCAACGACTCAGCGCTGGCTTCAGTGAGTAAAGTGATGACACCGTTGCTGAAACCGATCGGCGTGCATAGCGACAACTGGCAGGCTACCGTCGGTTTAGTGACCGGTGCGATGGCGAAAGAAGTGGTCGTGGGTACGTTGAATACCCTGTATACCGCTGAGCAAATCCATGAAGAGGAGTTTGATCCAGCCGCATACAGCTTGATTGGTGGACTTGAAGGTGCAGTTGGTGAAACTTGGCAGAGCCTGAAAGACACCTTCAGCCTAAGCGTGTTTGCTAACCCAATTGAAGCCAGCAAAGGCGACGGCGAAATGGAATCCGGCTCCATGGGCGTGATGGGCAGCAAATTCGGCAGCGCCAGCGCCGCCTATGCTTATCTGATCTTCGTGCTGCTATATGTACCTTGCGTATCGGTAATGGGTGCGATTGCGCGTGAAAGCAGCCGTGGCTGGATGACCTTCTCCATTCTGTGGGGACTCAACGTCGCCTACTCACTGGCAGCCGTGTTCTATCAGGTGGCTAATTTCGCCTCTCATCCGCAGTACAGCTCAATCACGATTGCAGCGGTGGTGATATTCAATGCGCTGGTGTTAGTTGCACTACGCCGCTCACGCGACCGCGTGACCGTACGCTTAGTCAATGATCCGGCCAGCGAATGCTGCTGCGATACCGGAAAAGGTAGCTGCCACTAGTGGCAGCTACGCGTCATTGAGCAAAGAGGACGACATATGGCAAGCCTGTTAAAAGTACGCGATACGGTGGCCCTACATGGCCGTATCGAACTCAACCAGCTCTGCCGCGAAGTCAACGGATCGCCAGCCATGGTGCTGGCGATGCTACAACGCTTAGAGCAAATGGGTTGTGTGGAAAAGGTCGATGATATCGACAACGGTTGTGTCAGCGGCAGTTGCAAAGGCTGCCCTGAAACCAGTAAGAACTGTGAGATGGTGGTGTATCAGGCGAAAAATGTTCACTGAATGTCTATGAGCTTGTGGTGTAAGATTTCGTCCGCCTATTCTTTATGTGATCACGATGTAAGGTTTCGACCGCCTATCAGTAACGGTATTCATATACAAACTAAGTCGAAGGCGTCCGTTGAGGGGCGCCAGCGCGCGCCCCTTCAATCCTCGCGCTTTTTATCCGTGACGCCATCTCCGCTCCGGTTTGGTATCGCCCATCCAGGGCGCCCCAAACTCCGCCGGTACATCCCTGTACCGGCGGCTCTTCCTACCAAGACTTAAACTATTAAAAGAAAAATAGAGAAATAAACTAAAAAGATAAGAAGACAAAAATGTCTTTTGCTTTTTTATGTTTAAAGAATGCATTTTAGAGCCGCCAGCAGGGATGCTGGCGGCAGGTTGAGGGCGTACAGGATGTACGCTCCGAGACCGGTCGGACAAACGGCTCGGTAAAAAGCGCGAGAGTCGAGAGGTTGCGCGCTGGCAACCTCTCGTCGGACGCCTACGCCAGCGGTTTCATAGAGCCGTATTTGCTCATGGGCGGACGAAAACCTTCACCGTTCTAATATGAAAACCTTCACCACTCTAATAAAGGCACCCGAGATTTTCACCGAAACCTAAATAATTACCTTAACAAACTCTTCCAATACCCCACAAAACTCCCCCGGATGTGACACAAACGGCGCATGTGCCGATTTCTGAATAACAACAGATTCGCTATTCGGGCAAGACTCGTCGAGCAGCACAGCAACCTTACGCGGCACCAATCCATCCAAATAACCGTAAATAC comes from the Hafnia alvei genome and includes:
- the greB gene encoding transcription elongation factor GreB, with amino-acid sequence MKTQLITRGGYEKLKQELDYLWREERPEVTKKVTWAASLGDRSENADYQYNKKRLREIDRRVRYLTKCLEQLRIVDYSPQQDGKVFFGAWVEVENDEGVIKRFRIVGYDEIFGQKDYISIDSPMARALLKKEVGDAVTVTTPVGEAVWYINEIDYPKA
- a CDS encoding Tex family protein, which codes for MNDSLSRIIASELQARPEQVDSAIRLLDEGNTVPFIARYRKEVTGGLDDTQLRQLETRLGYLRELEERRATILKSIDDQGKLTEQLADAINGTMSKTELEDLYLPYKPKRRTRGQIAIEAGLEPLADSLWQDPQQDPDTLAARYVDADKGVADTKAALDGARYILMERFSEDAALLAKVRNYLWKNAHLVSKVVEGKEEEGAKFRDYFDHHEPIANVPSHRALAMFRGRNEGVLQLSLNADPQFEQAPRESYCEQIIIDHLGLRLNNAPADAWRKAVVNWTWRIKVLLHLETELMGTLRERAEDEAINVFARNMHDLLMAAPAGMRATMGLDPGLRTGVKVAVVDGTGKLVATDTIYPHTGQAAKAAASVAALCIKHNVELVAIGNGTASRETERFYLDVQRQFPEVKGQKVIVSEAGASVYSASELAAQEFPDLDVSIRGAVSIARRLQDPLAELVKIDPKSIGVGQYQHDVSQTQLARKLDAVVEDCVNAVGVDLNTASVPLLARVAGLTRLMAQNIVGWRDENGRFSNREQLLKVSRLGPKAFEQCAGFLRINHGDNPLDASTVHPEAYPIVERILAATRQSLQELMGNPTELRGLKASEFTDERFGVPTVTDIIKELEKPGRDPRPEFKTATFADGVETMNDLQLGMILEGSVTNVTNFGAFVDIGVHQDGLVHISSLADKFVDDPHKVVKAGDIVKVKVMEVDLQRKRIALTMRLDEQPGESGSRRSSTERTPDRQRPANNQARQARNDKKPDSGNNSAMGDALAAAFGKMKR
- the feoA gene encoding ferrous iron transporter A, whose product is MHQLLPGHQYKIIGFSPLISPAYRQKLLSLGFLPGSPFSVVRIAPLGDPIEVKSRRVSLVLRKKDLELLMIEPIAQADANQTHVVTSQITASGA
- the feoB gene encoding Fe(2+) transporter permease subunit FeoB; the protein is MKQLTIGLIGNPNSGKTTLFNQLTGARQRVGNWAGVTVERKEGHFSTLENQVKLVDLPGTYSLTTISEQTSLDEQIACHYILSGDADLIINVVDASNLERNLYLTLQLLELGIPCIIALNMLDIARSQKIDIDIDALSKRLGCPVIPLVSTRANGIAELKKAIDLPPTCAVEALVEYPPLLLGQVDRLSQAMPDTLAVQQRRWLALQLLEGDIYSSTRASNALKILPEVQETLKRTLNEDPALIIADSRYKSITDICDSVSNTATALPNILTEKLDRIILNRWLGIPIFLLVMYVMFVLAINIGGALQPLFDVGSSTIFIQGLQWVGYTLHFPEWLTIFLAQGIGGGINTVLPLVPQIGMMYLFLSFLEDSGYMARAAFVVDRMMQALGLPGKSFVPLIVGFGCNVPSVMGARTLDAPRERLITVLMAPFMSCGARLAIFAVFSAAFFGQGGALVVFSLYMLGIVMAILTGLMLKHTIMRGEASPFVMELPVYHVPHLKSLLLQTWQRLKGFVMRAGKVIIIVSIFIGALNSFSFSGKAVDSINDSALASVSKVMTPLLKPIGVHSDNWQATVGLVTGAMAKEVVVGTLNTLYTAEQIHEEEFDPAAYSLIGGLEGAVGETWQSLKDTFSLSVFANPIEASKGDGEMESGSMGVMGSKFGSASAAYAYLIFVLLYVPCVSVMGAIARESSRGWMTFSILWGLNVAYSLAAVFYQVANFASHPQYSSITIAAVVIFNALVLVALRRSRDRVTVRLVNDPASECCCDTGKGSCH
- a CDS encoding FeoC-like transcriptional regulator, with amino-acid sequence MASLLKVRDTVALHGRIELNQLCREVNGSPAMVLAMLQRLEQMGCVEKVDDIDNGCVSGSCKGCPETSKNCEMVVYQAKNVH